One genomic window of Cannabis sativa cultivar Pink pepper isolate KNU-18-1 chromosome 2, ASM2916894v1, whole genome shotgun sequence includes the following:
- the LOC133034746 gene encoding uncharacterized protein LOC133034746 — protein sequence MSINKTWINNPNKLSDEYGAGVVAFLERAKNFVDETGLVKCPCNKCVNIQLQTINVIEHHLFNNGFLQSYTNWYWHGEEEIIPTNKVVQQCQKDEIMDGLNDIEQPEKNKDDEIVCDYEMNTSEECVCDDDEIATREEIECNDDDDDDDDDDDELPTTEENQHDDEIPTDFRDGQDYRDLSAEMEAPLFPGCEKYTSLNFLVKLMYFKGKIPNNIFDELLGLLQDAFPAPNNLPKSRNEAKMLLRKLGPVVGIPETWSTTNHMDDEGWDSKDAEDSYERLKNVLEIQLQSPASSSAASASISMDEEENTALGLRAQHDDEVPLYEQVQGMMASIRAMEEYMAALAGASSFPLPPPPDQDPKAPSQ from the exons ATGTCGATCAACAAGACTTGGATCAACAATCCAAATAAATTATCTGATGAGTATGGAGCTGGAGTGGTGGCATTTCTTGAGAGAGCTAAAAATTTTGTGGATGAAACAGGACTGGTTAAGTGTCCTTGTAACAAGTGTGTCAATATTCAATTGCAGACAATCAACGTAATAGAACATCATCTTTTCAATAATGGTTTTCTTCAGagttatactaattggtattGGCATGGAGAGGAGGAAATAATACCAACAAATAAAGTGGTGCAACAATGTCAGAAAGATGAGATAATGGATGGTCTTAATGATATAGAACAACCAGAAAAAAACAAAGATGATGAAATTGTGTGTGATTATGAGATGAATACAAGTGAAGAATGTGTGTGTGATGATGATGAGATAGCTACAAGAGAAGAAATCGAGtgtaatgatgatgatgatgatgatgatgatgatgatgatgagttaCCTACAACTGAAGAAAACCAGCATGATGATGAGATACCTACAGATTTCAGAGATGGACAGGATTATCGCGATTTGTCTGCAGAGATGGAAGCTCCATTATTTCCAGGGTGTGAGAAATACACATCTTTGAATTTCTTAGTTAAGTTGATGTACTTCAAGGGGAAAATTCCTAACAATATTTTTGATGAGTTATTGGGGCTGTTACAAGATGCATTTCCAGCTCCAAATAATTTGCCAAAGTCACGTAATGAGGCCAAGATGTTGCTGCGTAAACTAGGACCTGTTGTTGGGATTCCAGAGACATGGAGTACAACTAATCACATGGACGACGAAGGTTGGGACAGCAAGGACGCCGAGGACAGCTat GAAAGGTTGAAAAATGTGCTTGAGATTCAATTACAGTCTCCTGCAAGTTCATCAGCTGCGAGTGCTTCCATCTCCATGGATGAAGAGGAAAACACCGCCCTTGGCTTGAGGGCGCAACATGATGATGAAGTTCCTCTTTATGAGCAAGTTCAAGGTATGATGGCGAGCATAAGAGCAATGGAGGAGTATATGGCTGCGTTAGCTGGAGCCTCATCGTTTCCACTTCCACCTCCACCTGATCAGGATCCTAAAGCTCCGAGCCAGTAG
- the LOC133034131 gene encoding double-stranded RNA-binding protein 1-like translates to MYKSKLQELCHKNQWGLPKYTSMRYGPDHNPLFGASVSVNGISFDSLIVSKSNKQAHNHAAMLAFLHFTSPPPPPGSLSFLLFLLDRILCSQLNILILTVETLTVEESDQNLDIHSNVSWLKSVDYIISFLDAVKGENSKYDSSTPIKTNKTGMNVEETSKSLEMQSDALGISDGESTPKSTWSSGVAYDLVQSLKHQCILVPHQPQIYVEAKEKFDTSAESAETIVSTMEVDNSYPAITSHMEKLNEAEKVSAVSSPSVTNSMSSDVKSYLLCNKVRVYSQLPNHPFPEDITVLPIREDKWVAVSLEFPNENN, encoded by the exons ATGTACAAGTCAAAGCTGCAGGAGCTTTGCCACAAGAATCAATGGGGTTTACCAAAGTACACTTCTATGAGATATGGGCCAGATCACAACCCTCTCTTTGGAGCCTCTGTTTCAGTCAATGGCATTTCTTTTGACTCCCTCATCGTCTCCAAATCAAACAAACAAGCCCATAACCATGCCGCCATGCTTGCTTTTCTCCACTTCActtctcctcctcctcctcctggttctctttctttccttcttttTTTGTTAGATAGAATATTGTGTTCTCAACTTaa CATATTGATTCTTACAGTTGAAACACTTACAGTTGAAGAAAGCGACCAGAATCTTGATATTCACTCAAATGTTTCTTGGTTGAAAAGTG TAGATTACATAATTTCCTTCCTAGATGCAGTAAAAGGTGAAAACTCTAAATATG ATTCTTCAACACCAATCAAAACCAACAAGACAGGAATGAATGTTGAAGAAACGTCTAAGAGTCTCGAGATGCAGTCAGATGCTTTGGGCATCAGTGATG GTGAATCTACTCCCAAATCAACTTGGAGCTCTGGTGTGGCCTATGACTTGGTGCAGAGTCTCAAACACCAATGCATTTTGGTTCCACATCAACCTCAGATTTATGTTGAGGCTAAAGAGAAGTTTGATACATCAGCAGAATCAGCAGAAACCATTGTAAGCACAATGGAAGTGGACAACTCATACCCTGCAATAACATCTCATATGGAAAAACTGAATGAAGCTGAGAAAGTCTCTGCTGTTTCTTCTCCTTCAGTAACAAACTCGATGAGCAGTGATGTGAAGAGTTACTTACTTTGCAACAAGGTGAGAGTGTACTCACAGTTGCCCAATCATCCATTCCCAGAGGACATTACTGTGCTCCCCATTAGAGAAGACAAGTGGGTGGCTGTCAGCTTGGAGTTCCCaaatgaaaataattga
- the LOC133034751 gene encoding zinc finger CCCH domain-containing protein 48-like: MEKVCKFWAEGRCVRRGRCQFLHSWSRGDLYSYLANLHGHTKAVTGLALPDSGSGDKLYTTSYDGKLCIWDCHTGKTTAVINFGVPVGCLINEGPWLFIGLPNQIKVRNTQNNTTTGPEITITLDGEGPVGQVNCMAVVNGTLFAGTESGQILAWQASSDGASPTANPIFIPLGVPSSMKHGGPVVCLCYGGNRLFSASLDHSIKVWDYNLQCVATLKGHSDGVMSLAFGGYYLVSSSLDGTIKIWATTEKGNIETVHTHEEGHGVLALNGITLPPKTCDAKEKEESDDQNNILLCSCNDNSVRLYALPSFEEKGRFFTTQEVRTIQKGPGGHIFTGDGSGRTTVWKMNL; this comes from the exons ATGGAAAAAGTGTGCAAATTTTGGGCTGAAGGGAGGTGTGTGAGAAGGGGTCGATGTCAGTTTCTCCATTCTTGGTCTCGGGGTGATCTTTACTCCTACCTCGCAAATCTCCATGGCCACACTAAG GCGGTGACTGGTCTTGCTCTACCTGATTCGGGTTCTGGAGATAAACTCTACACAACAAGCTACGATGGTAAGCTTTGCATTTGGGACTGCCACACCGGTAAAACCACTGCTGTCATCAATTTTGGAGTCCCAGTTGGGTGTTTGATCAATGAAGGCCCTTGGCTTTTCATTGGTCTCCCAAATCAGATCAAGGTTAGGAACACTCAGAATAATACTACCACTGGACCTGAAATTACAATCACTCTTGATGGAGAGGGACCTGTTGGTCAAGTCAACTGTATGGCTGTTGTCAATGGTACTCTGTTTGCTGGTACCGAGAGTGGTCAGATATTAGCTTGGCAAGCTTCCTCTGATGGAGCTTCTCCTACTGCTAATCCAATTTTCATCCCTCTTGGTGTTCCATCTTCCATGAAACATGGAGGTCCAGTTGTCTGTTTGTGTTATGGTGGAAACAGACTTTTCTCAGCTTCTTTAGACCACTCAATCAAG GTGTGGGATTACAATTTACAATGTGTGGCCACTTTGAAAGGTCATTCAGATGGTGTCATGTCCCTTGCATTTGGTGGATATTATTTAGTCTCATCTTCATTGGATGGCACTATCAAAATTTGGGCTACCACTGAAAAAGGCAACATAGAGACAGTCCATACCCATGAAGAAGGacat GGTGTTCTTGCACTAAATGGGATAACACTCCCTCCAAAGACTTGTGatgcaaaagaaaaagaagaatctGATGACCAAAACAACATTTTGCTTTGCTCTTGTAATGACAATTCTGTTCGTCTGTATGCATTGCCAAGCTTTGAAGAGAAAGGCAGATTCTTCACAACACAAGAAGTCAGGACAATTCAAAAGGGTCCAGGAGGACATATTTTTACAGGGGATGGTTCTGGTCGTACTACTGTCTGGAAGATGAATCTTTAA
- the LOC133034752 gene encoding inactive protein RESTRICTED TEV MOVEMENT 2-like has product METIRPGTASVNQNKSYEEFEPPLEWVKEETSDTLLVFLPGFQKEKLKIQITSTGKLRISGERLISQNKWRRFIKEFELDLNCDTSKISAKFEGGILYVKVPKPTTKTTTQPPRKPTPTPTPTTTPTPTPTPSLPAHQDQKRQRIPTPPPPPPPTSILKQQPDRVKPINKDHINNGAAEADHDRRRKELLDDTAAKTMPAQADHDHKKKVTMQTLVASKDDDDMKKKKKIMPSTSSSADDHEKKLLGLDDKAGVACKPGEGLAEKAMRPLQSLSVKKFGVRTLVNSALAVLFVGVLALYVRNIFIRTFGGGSGENKSSSEL; this is encoded by the exons atggaaACAATCAGGCCAGGTACTGCATCTGTTAATCAGAATAAATCGTATGAAGAATTCGAACCACCCTTGGAATGGGTCAAGGAGGAGACTTCTGACACTCTTCTTGTCTTCTTGCCAG GGTTTCAAAAGGAGAAACTGAAGATACAAATAACATCAACTGGAAAACTGAGAATAAGTGGTGAAAGACTAATAAGTCAGAACAAATGGCGTCGTTTCATTAAGGAATTCGAGTTGGATCTCAATTGTGACACCTCCAAAATCTCTGCCAAATTCGAAGGTGGAATCCTTTACGTCAAAGTaccaaaaccaacaacaaaaacaactaCTCAGCCACCTCGAAAACCAACTCCAACCCCAACACCAACAACAACACCAACACCAACACCAACCCCATCATTACCAGCTCATCAAGACCAAAAACGACAAAGAATTCCTACTCCTCCACCTCCACCCCCTCCAACTTCTATCCTAAAACAGCAACCTGATCGTGTCAAACCAATAAACAAGGACCACATTAATAATGGGGCCGCCGAGGCTGATCATGATCGCAGGAGGAAAGAATTGCTTGATGATACCGCGGCCAAGACAATGCCGGCGCAAGCTGATCATGATCACAAGAAGAAGGTAACAATGCAAACTTTGGTGGCCTCTAAGGATGATGAtgatatgaagaagaaaaagaagattatGCCAAGTACATCATCATCAGCTGATGATCATGAGAAGAAGCTTTTGGGTTTGGATGATAAGGCTGGTGTTGCATGTAAACCTGGTGAAGGGTTGGCTGAGAAGGCAATGAGACCTTTGCAAAGTTTGTCTGTGAAGAAGTTTGGTGTGAGGACATTGGTTAATTCGGCTCTAGCTGTTTTGTTTGTTGGGGTTCTTGCTTTGTATGTAAGGAACATCTTTATCAGGACTTTTGGTGGTGGTAGTGGTgaaaacaagagctcatcagAGCTATAA